Proteins from a single region of Saccharospirillaceae bacterium:
- a CDS encoding ABC transporter substrate-binding protein, with product MKIAIQSVVSFFIFLAFLTAGSANASQPNEVVETATLGVISELKKLNQEDRTDEQIRRLVMTYIVPAIDQKKIAKGALGKHWRRASKEQQAAFIDSFRDLQIRTYTGAFKAFNGEQFTFENAKFNNRGDRALVKGNLIQNNGSTVPIDFRLYRNKKTQQWQIYDAIVAGLGMVKTYRQQLSDRLQNVSIAELLKELQQSEIQQAQR from the coding sequence ATGAAAATTGCTATACAGTCTGTGGTTTCGTTTTTTATCTTTCTGGCATTTCTGACAGCAGGCAGCGCGAATGCATCGCAACCTAACGAAGTAGTCGAAACCGCAACCCTGGGCGTAATCAGTGAGCTGAAGAAACTGAATCAGGAAGATCGTACAGACGAACAGATTCGTCGTCTGGTAATGACCTACATCGTTCCGGCTATTGATCAGAAAAAGATTGCCAAAGGGGCACTCGGCAAACATTGGCGTCGTGCCAGCAAAGAGCAGCAAGCTGCTTTCATCGACAGCTTCCGAGATCTACAGATTCGCACTTACACCGGTGCCTTTAAAGCCTTTAACGGCGAACAGTTCACATTTGAAAACGCGAAATTCAATAACCGTGGCGACCGTGCATTGGTAAAAGGTAATCTGATTCAGAACAACGGCAGCACAGTACCCATCGATTTCCGCCTGTACCGCAATAAAAAAACACAACAATGGCAGATCTATGATGCCATTGTTGCAGGCCTGGGCATGGTGAAAACCTACCGCCAACAACTGAGTGACCGCTTGCAGAACGTCTCTATCGCAGAGCTGTTGAAAGAGCTGCAGCAGTCTGAAATCCAGCAAGCGCAGCGCTAA
- a CDS encoding EAL domain-containing protein, with protein MRALQTQSLRRKLVIISLITTGLTLLLSNLAYMSLEYYLSRQDTQNKLSVLGEVIANRATTALTFNDFDLLKTNLDTLKADSNVVRGCIYDEYQKLAAQYTSNSDINSCPTILAQLQAAKNNNFSQYFIIRLDQQHIGTLYIENSRDDLLQRFNQFLVFSLLILAVAVVLAVFLANQLQDVVVRPMRELSNTLQSIMSNKDYSIRAAKENNDELGDLVDLFNGLLGTIEEENSSLKTSEERFRKLTALSPVGIFQVDTNQKLQYVNQRWRDIHGLLKDDPTLQEWFELVHPADLILVQQAWNRLVCDQESIALELRLATREGGHTWIHLLAGALHDRNGGLLGYLGAISDISELKAAQIQMENLAFYDPLTGLANRRLFKNRLEKAVKSVMRSGSSMALMFLDMDQFKRINDTLGHDAGDILLKEVAARLNATVRENDTVSRIGGDEFTILLTDVHQTADVLIVAEKLLHALAKPIRIKGQDIVTTVSIGITMTPEDSSNVNTLMKNADLAMYRAKELGRNNFQFFSEDMNHSILEHLAMEKELKDAIQRDQFTLMFQPKVSLFDYSVTGVETLIRWVHPEKGMVTPDRFIPVAEETGQILAIGSWVLEQSCRQISTLIRTGILPETAKVAVNLSAKQFADPHLVKQIRNVIEVSQIPAQCLELEITESTLMDDVESAIHTMQEIKKTGVSIAIDDFGTGYSSLAYIKRFPIDVLKVDRSFVMDIPEDQNDMAITAAVIAMAHKLSLEVVAEGVETQEQLHFLRRNNCDEGQGYLFSRPLSLGQLHQFLHENERQRQANHSEV; from the coding sequence ATGCGGGCACTTCAGACACAGTCACTCAGACGCAAGTTGGTTATTATTTCATTGATAACAACCGGCCTGACCCTGCTGTTATCCAATCTGGCATACATGTCATTAGAATATTACCTCAGCCGCCAGGATACTCAGAACAAGTTATCCGTTCTCGGTGAGGTGATTGCCAATCGCGCCACAACAGCACTGACCTTCAACGATTTTGACCTGCTGAAAACCAATCTCGATACACTCAAAGCCGACAGTAACGTCGTGCGTGGCTGTATCTACGATGAATATCAAAAACTGGCTGCGCAATACACCAGTAATTCAGATATCAACAGCTGTCCGACCATACTGGCGCAGTTACAGGCCGCTAAAAATAACAACTTCAGTCAGTACTTTATTATCCGGCTTGACCAACAACATATAGGCACTCTCTATATAGAAAACAGTCGTGATGACTTATTGCAGCGCTTCAACCAGTTTCTGGTTTTTTCTTTACTGATTCTTGCCGTGGCGGTCGTGCTTGCGGTCTTCCTGGCGAATCAGCTGCAAGACGTGGTGGTCCGGCCAATGCGGGAACTCAGCAATACGCTGCAGAGCATTATGAGCAACAAGGACTATTCCATTCGTGCTGCAAAAGAAAACAACGATGAACTGGGCGACCTGGTTGATCTGTTTAATGGCCTGCTGGGTACGATCGAAGAAGAAAACAGCTCACTGAAAACCAGTGAGGAGCGCTTCCGGAAATTAACCGCCTTGTCACCTGTAGGTATTTTTCAGGTAGATACCAATCAAAAACTGCAGTACGTCAACCAACGCTGGCGAGACATTCATGGCCTGCTGAAAGATGACCCCACCCTGCAGGAGTGGTTCGAACTGGTGCATCCAGCAGACCTTATATTGGTGCAACAAGCCTGGAATCGCCTGGTCTGTGATCAGGAAAGTATTGCGCTGGAACTTCGCCTTGCAACCCGCGAAGGCGGTCATACCTGGATTCATCTGTTGGCCGGCGCCCTGCACGACCGCAATGGCGGATTATTAGGATACCTTGGAGCCATCTCCGATATCTCGGAGCTGAAAGCGGCGCAGATTCAGATGGAAAATCTGGCTTTTTACGACCCGCTTACCGGACTGGCCAACCGCCGACTGTTCAAGAATCGCCTTGAGAAAGCAGTAAAAAGTGTGATGCGCTCCGGTAGCTCGATGGCACTGATGTTTCTCGATATGGATCAGTTCAAGCGCATCAACGATACCTTAGGCCATGATGCCGGCGATATTCTCCTGAAAGAAGTCGCCGCCCGGCTGAACGCCACCGTTCGCGAAAATGATACCGTGTCGCGCATTGGTGGCGACGAGTTCACGATTCTGCTCACGGATGTTCATCAGACAGCAGACGTCCTCATTGTTGCAGAAAAACTGCTGCACGCGCTGGCAAAGCCTATCCGCATCAAAGGTCAGGACATTGTCACTACGGTCAGTATTGGCATAACCATGACGCCAGAGGACTCCAGCAACGTAAATACCCTGATGAAAAACGCTGACCTGGCGATGTATCGTGCCAAGGAACTTGGTCGCAACAACTTCCAGTTCTTCTCTGAAGATATGAACCATTCCATCCTTGAACACCTGGCCATGGAAAAAGAGCTGAAAGACGCCATTCAGCGCGACCAGTTTACACTCATGTTTCAGCCTAAAGTCAGCCTGTTTGATTACAGCGTAACCGGCGTCGAAACTCTGATTCGCTGGGTCCATCCGGAAAAAGGCATGGTAACCCCCGACCGGTTTATTCCGGTCGCGGAGGAAACCGGTCAGATTCTGGCAATCGGAAGTTGGGTACTGGAGCAGAGCTGTCGTCAGATCAGTACACTGATACGCACCGGTATATTACCGGAAACCGCTAAGGTTGCCGTAAACCTGTCAGCCAAGCAGTTTGCAGACCCACACCTGGTGAAACAGATCCGCAATGTCATTGAAGTAAGCCAGATTCCGGCTCAATGCCTGGAGCTTGAGATCACCGAAAGTACACTGATGGATGATGTCGAAAGCGCCATCCACACCATGCAGGAAATCAAAAAAACCGGCGTATCAATTGCGATTGATGACTTTGGCACCGGTTATTCATCGCTGGCCTACATCAAGCGTTTTCCAATCGACGTACTAAAAGTCGATCGCTCCTTTGTTATGGATATTCCTGAAGACCAGAACGATATGGCAATCACAGCAGCAGTCATCGCAATGGCTCACAAGCTCAGTCTGGAAGTGGTTGCCGAGGGTGTAGAAACACAGGAGCAGCTGCACTTCCTGCGTCGTAATAATTGCGACGAGGGACAGGGCTATCTGTTCAGCAGGCCATTATCACTCGGCCAGCTGCATCAGTTCCTGCATGAAAACGAACGCCAGCGACAAGCCAATCACTCCGAAGTCTGA
- a CDS encoding oxidative damage protection protein gives MSRTVFCQKYQQELEGLETIPFPGPKGEEVFNNTSKQAWNEWTEHQTRLINEKHLNMMDMQARKYITEQRDKFLSGQEFDLAEGYVPENKDK, from the coding sequence ATGAGTCGCACCGTATTCTGCCAAAAATACCAACAGGAACTGGAGGGGCTGGAGACCATCCCGTTTCCGGGTCCGAAAGGTGAGGAAGTATTTAACAACACGTCGAAGCAAGCGTGGAACGAATGGACCGAGCATCAGACCCGGCTCATTAACGAAAAACACCTTAATATGATGGACATGCAGGCGCGTAAATACATTACCGAACAACGCGATAAGTTCCTAAGTGGTCAGGAGTTTGATCTGGCCGAAGGCTATGTGCCTGAAAATAAAGACAAATAA
- a CDS encoding PanM family protein codes for MPVRLEHIHQPTDADWQDIGKIHQETVDSGLTDNIETLTERLNNGSWILAGRFNDRIVGLIIATETEQSVQLEQAAVRQITQRRGVMHQLLHHTLKWADEYEKTLIIQSIPTELQTPVERRGFTPKDNIWQHN; via the coding sequence ATGCCAGTGCGTTTAGAACACATTCACCAACCAACCGATGCAGACTGGCAAGACATTGGCAAAATCCATCAGGAGACGGTTGATTCTGGCCTGACAGACAATATTGAGACTCTGACAGAACGGTTGAACAACGGCAGCTGGATTCTGGCGGGCCGGTTTAACGATAGAATCGTCGGTTTAATCATTGCCACTGAAACTGAACAGAGCGTTCAGCTTGAGCAGGCCGCAGTAAGACAGATAACTCAGCGTCGCGGAGTAATGCATCAGCTGCTGCACCACACCCTAAAGTGGGCAGACGAATACGAAAAAACCCTTATTATTCAATCCATTCCAACGGAATTACAAACACCGGTTGAACGTCGTGGGTTCACCCCAAAAGACAACATTTGGCAACATAATTAG
- the mutY gene encoding A/G-specific adenine glycosylase, whose translation MSEQFQFSDVVLAWYHKHGRKHLPWQQSINPYRVWVSEIMLQQTQVATVIPYFERFMQRFPDVLSLAKAEQDEVLHLWTGLGYYARGRNLHACAQRVVQHYNGEFPQSVEQLTELPGIGRSTAGAIASISMGIRAPILDGNVKRVLTRFYAVEGWPGTTAVQKQLWDVAEQLTPAHSHREYTQTMMDLGATLCTRSKPACGICPLQPQCEGYKTGKPTQFPNSKPKKEKPEKHTILLMIEKPDGELYLQQRPQSGIWGGLWSFPEVSSEAEAHSWLKQHLGCEGQAEWLDNFRHTFSHYHLQIQPLKFSLPTSPQPIGEHSSHWYNPANPSELGLAAPVKKLLHLSEI comes from the coding sequence ATGAGTGAGCAGTTCCAATTCAGCGACGTGGTACTTGCCTGGTACCACAAACACGGCCGCAAACACCTGCCGTGGCAGCAGAGCATCAACCCATATCGGGTCTGGGTGTCTGAGATTATGCTGCAACAAACCCAGGTCGCCACAGTAATTCCCTACTTTGAACGATTTATGCAACGCTTTCCGGATGTCCTCAGTCTGGCAAAGGCTGAACAGGACGAAGTGCTGCACCTTTGGACCGGACTGGGCTACTACGCCCGCGGCCGTAATCTGCACGCCTGCGCCCAGCGCGTCGTGCAACATTACAATGGCGAATTCCCACAATCCGTCGAGCAACTGACGGAGCTGCCCGGTATCGGCCGCTCTACCGCAGGTGCCATTGCGTCAATTAGCATGGGCATCCGTGCTCCGATTCTGGATGGCAACGTCAAGCGGGTACTAACCCGTTTTTACGCCGTGGAGGGCTGGCCAGGAACCACCGCTGTGCAAAAACAGCTGTGGGATGTGGCAGAACAGCTCACCCCTGCTCACAGTCACCGTGAATACACACAGACCATGATGGATCTGGGAGCAACCCTGTGTACCCGCAGTAAACCAGCCTGCGGCATCTGCCCGTTGCAGCCACAATGCGAAGGCTACAAGACCGGTAAACCGACTCAGTTCCCCAATTCAAAACCCAAAAAAGAAAAACCGGAAAAGCACACCATTCTGCTAATGATCGAAAAACCAGACGGCGAACTGTATCTGCAACAGCGGCCGCAATCCGGCATCTGGGGTGGCTTGTGGAGCTTTCCGGAAGTCAGCAGTGAAGCCGAGGCTCATAGCTGGTTAAAGCAACACCTGGGCTGTGAAGGACAGGCTGAATGGTTGGATAACTTTCGTCATACCTTCAGCCATTACCATCTTCAGATTCAGCCGCTGAAATTTTCATTACCAACCTCGCCACAGCCAATAGGTGAACACAGCAGCCACTGGTACAATCCCGCTAACCCCAGCGAACTGGGCCTGGCTGCACCGGTTAAAAAACTGCTGCACCTGAGTGAAATCTGA